Genomic window (Paraburkholderia phenazinium):
CACGCTTCCCACGCAGGGGAACCTGCCGCAGCAAGCTGAAGTATATGAATACACCGGGGCATACACCTACGCCGACCAAGACCGAGGCGACCATCTGTCGAAAATCCGCATGGAAGAATGGGAATCGCGAGCCAAGCGTTTCTTTGGCTCAGGTGGCGTGCGAGGTGTGGATGCCGGTCGATGGTTTGAGCTGGACGACCACCCCGAGCATGCGACGGATAGCACCCAGAACCGGCAGTTTGCGATTATTGAGACCACATGGTTCATTGAAAGCAACCTGCCGGTGTCCAGCCACGCCGCCGACTTCCCGCATAGCCTGAAGGGCGACCTTGCAACGGTCAGAGCGAATCACGTCTCTGAAGACGGGTCGAAGGTCAAACACGAGGACGGTAGTGAAGGTTTCTTCCTTGTCGAAATTGAGGCTCAACGCAAAGTTATTCCGTTTCGCAGCCCGTTTGAACATCACAAGCCGGATATGCACTTGCAGTCCGCGATTGTCGTTGGTCCGGCAAACGAAGAGGTTTATACAGATTCGCTTAACCGTATCAAGGTGCGCTTCCACTGGGACCGGCTCAATAACGGTGACGAAAAAGCGTCCTGCTGGGTCCGTGTCGTCATGTCCGATACGGGCGGTGGATACGGAGGCGTACATGTTCCAAGAATCGGTGAAGAAGTCTTGATTAGCTGGGTAGATGGTGATTGCGATAGGCCGCTCGTAACGGGCCGGGTTTACAACGGCGCAACGCAACCTCACTGGCATTCCAACGGCCTGCTATCTGGCTACAAATCCAAGGAATATCAGGGCAGCGGCTACAACCAGATGGTAATGGATGACTCGACGGGGCAGAACCGCGTTCAATTGTATTCCACGAACGCGAATGCCCAACTGCACTTGGGTTACCTGATTGACCAGTCGGCGAATACCAGAGGAGGTTACCTCGGTACCGGTTTCGACCTGAAGTCTGACGCCTACGGTGCTGTGCGAGCGGGACAAGGCCTGTATGTCACTACCTATCCGGCAACCAGCCAGCCGCTGGATGCACGGCAAGCAACCTCGCAACTGGTGAATTCCGAAAGCGTGCTGGAATCGATGTCCGATGCCAGCACCGCGCATCAGGCTGAAAGTCTTAAGGATGGCTCCGACTCGCTGAAGGCATTCACCGACGCGACACAGAACAGCGTGTCGGGTTCATCATCGGGCGGAAACACCGCTGGCGGTGGAACAGGAAGCGCGAATGCGTTCAAGGAGCCTGTCATGCTCCTTGGCAGCCCTTCAGGTATCGCCATGTCCACGCAGAAGTCCGTTCACATCGCTAGCGATGCACAGACCAATCTCGTGAGCGGACAGAGCACCCACATCGCAACCGGCAAATCACTGATCGCAAGCGTTGCCGAAAAGCTTAGTCTGTTTGTGCAGAACGCCGGGATGAAGCTGTTTGCGGCCAAGGGGAAGGTAGAAATTCAGGCACAGTCGG
Coding sequences:
- a CDS encoding type VI secretion system Vgr family protein, which gives rise to MGAQDIIGAITGGLVQSDRLLKLDTSLGTNVLVPQRVVGHSRIGRQYEFTVDVVSTSATVELKTLIAQPVTLWIQQTNQSYLPHHGYVHTARRLGSDSGLTSLQIAFASWMHFLRFRKDARIWQDKPADEILADVFNMHPQAQGAFRFALSKQLPSRSFCMQYEDDWNFAHRIMESEGLFGYFEQASDGKSHTLIVTDSLDTFPALSPQTVEFYRAGTNSETNALVQWSGSRTLQSTTLTTRTFDYKAPTSSANAKGTNIPTLPTQGNLPQQAEVYEYTGAYTYADQDRGDHLSKIRMEEWESRAKRFFGSGGVRGVDAGRWFELDDHPEHATDSTQNRQFAIIETTWFIESNLPVSSHAADFPHSLKGDLATVRANHVSEDGSKVKHEDGSEGFFLVEIEAQRKVIPFRSPFEHHKPDMHLQSAIVVGPANEEVYTDSLNRIKVRFHWDRLNNGDEKASCWVRVVMSDTGGGYGGVHVPRIGEEVLISWVDGDCDRPLVTGRVYNGATQPHWHSNGLLSGYKSKEYQGSGYNQMVMDDSTGQNRVQLYSTNANAQLHLGYLIDQSANTRGGYLGTGFDLKSDAYGAVRAGQGLYVTTYPATSQPLDARQATSQLVNSESVLESMSDASTAHQAESLKDGSDSLKAFTDATQNSVSGSSSGGNTAGGGTGSANAFKEPVMLLGSPSGIAMSTQKSVHIASDAQTNLVSGQSTHIATGKSLIASVAEKLSLFVQNAGMKLFAAKGKVEIQAQSDNIELTAQKTLMLLSATETIEAAAKQEILLTSGGAYIRLSGGNIEIHAPGKIDIKGSQHSFAGPTQLDYSPPQFLTSNIPAKMQYLYHDGTPVQNAKFTIHYDNGTTFSGVVNSQGVADLTDAPKGAGRVELGEDARTYEVKATENNPSYKADWDDSDMQASLNRMQGGQS